The following coding sequences are from one Chelonoidis abingdonii isolate Lonesome George chromosome 4, CheloAbing_2.0, whole genome shotgun sequence window:
- the CPSF7 gene encoding cleavage and polyadenylation specificity factor subunit 7 produces the protein MSEGVDLIDIYADEEFNQDSEFSNADQMDLYDDVLAASSQPPESRTSSSEAPTEIRQEQSPKPNSKSPAILYTYSGLRNKRAAVYVGSFSWWTTDQQLIQIIRSVGVYDVVELKFAENRANGQSKGYAEVVVASENSVHKLLELLPGKILNGDKVEVRLATRQNLSQFEAQARKRVPPRAHSRDSWDTMDGRATPTENAVPPPRVEKPPSVLSFFNRPPAAMPLMALPPPPMPPPPPLSSSFGVPPPPPGIHYQHLMPPPPRLPPHLAVPPPGAVPPALHLNPAFFPPPNAALAPPLDTYKTSAAYNHSSRDLGPLPTPVSEAEFEEIMNRNRAISSSAISKAVSGASAGDYSDAIETLLTAIAVIKQSRVANDERCRVLISSLKDCLHGIEAKSYSMGASSSSSRKRHRSRERSPSRSRESSRRHRDPLHNEDRHEDYFQERNREHERHRDRDRERDRHH, from the exons GACTCCGAATTCAGTAATGCCGACCAGATGGATCTGTACGACGACGTGCTAGCAGCAAGCTCGCAGCCGCCCGAAAGCCGCACCAGCAGCTCGGAGGCACCGACCGAGATCCGCCAGGAGCAGTCCCCCAAACCAAACAGCAAATCGCCTGCCATCCTGTACACCTACAGCGGCCTGCGCAACAAACGGGCTGCTGTGTATGTGGGCAGCTTCTCCTGG TGGACAACTGACCAGCAGCTGATCCAGATTATTCGCTCAGTGGGGGTCTACGATGTGGTGGAGCTGAAATTTGCGGAGAACCGAGCCAATGGGCAATCCAAAGG GTATGCAGAGGTGGTAGTTGCCTCTGAGAACTCAGTCCACAagctcctggagctgctgcctGGCAAGATCCTCAATGGGGATAAGGTGGAGGTGAGACTAGCCACCCGGCAGAACCTGTCGCAGTTCGAGGCACAGGCTCGGAAAC GGGTGCCGCCGAGGGCTCACTCCCGGGACTCCTGGGATACGATGGATGGCCGAGCCACGCCAACAGAGAATGCCGTGCCGCCCCCTCGTGTGGAGAAGCCCCCTTCCGTGCTGTCTTTCTTTAACCGCCCCCCTGCTGCCATGCCCCTcatggctctgccccctcccccgatgCCTCCCCCACCACCTCTCTCCTCCAGCTTTGGAGTGCCGCCTCCCCCGCCAGGAATCCACTACCAGCATctaatgccccctccccctcgaCTGCCCCCCCACCTGGCTGTGCCACCTCCAGGAGCAGTCCCTCCcgccctgcacctcaaccctgcCTTCTTCCCCCCGCCAAATGCAGCACTGGCTCCCCCGCTGGATACCTACAAGACCTCTGCAGCATATAACCACAGCAG TCGAGATCTGGGCCCACTGCCTACCCCGGTGAGCGAAGCCGAGTTCGAGGAGATCATGAACAGGAACCGAGCGATTTCCAGCAGTGCCATTTCCAAAGCGGTGTCCGGAGCCAGCGCAG GGGATTACAGTGATGCCATAGAGACCCTGCTTACGGCCATTGCCGTTATCAAACAGTCCCGCGTAGCCAACGACGAGCGGTGCCGCGTCCTCATCTCCTCCCTCAAGGATTGTCTTCATGGGATTGAAGCCAAGTCCTACAGCATGggtgccagcagcagctcctccag AAAAAGACACCGATCTCGGGAGAGGTCGCCCAGTCGGTCCCgtgagagcagcaggaggcaccggGACCCGCTCCATAATGAGGATCGGCACGAGGACTATTTCCAAGAAAGGAACCGGGAGCATGAGAGACATCGGgacagggacagagaaagggACCGGCACCACTGA